A single window of Syntrophus aciditrophicus SB DNA harbors:
- the grpE gene encoding nucleotide exchange factor GrpE, which translates to MTRKETLYGMKHTDRKEEETIVPESSEEQIQKIAEGEAGAGDDRESLKAELELKEKEVAENYDNYLRALADLENYKKRASREKSDLIKFGNENLLRDILPIMDSLDRALETAIKSNDFDSFREGLKLVRDQLLCCLEKYGVEPIPACGQDFDPHVHEAMLEVESDQHEDRKVVDEYERGYLLKGRLLRPSKVSVCKRREK; encoded by the coding sequence ATGACAAGAAAGGAAACGCTTTACGGCATGAAGCACACGGACAGGAAAGAGGAGGAAACCATCGTTCCCGAATCTTCCGAAGAGCAGATTCAGAAGATTGCGGAGGGTGAGGCCGGCGCCGGCGATGACAGAGAATCGCTGAAAGCGGAACTTGAGTTGAAGGAAAAAGAAGTAGCCGAAAACTATGATAATTATTTGCGGGCACTTGCCGATCTTGAAAATTATAAAAAGAGGGCTTCCCGGGAAAAGTCCGATCTCATTAAATTCGGAAATGAAAATCTCCTTCGGGATATCCTTCCAATTATGGACAGCCTGGACAGGGCCCTTGAAACGGCAATCAAGTCCAATGATTTCGATTCTTTCCGGGAGGGGCTGAAACTGGTGAGAGATCAGCTCCTGTGTTGCCTGGAAAAATACGGAGTTGAACCGATTCCCGCATGCGGTCAGGATTTCGATCCCCATGTGCATGAAGCGATGCTTGAGGTTGAAAGCGATCAGCATGAAGACAGAAAGGTTGTTGATGAATATGAGAGGGGATACCTCTTGAAGGGGAGACTGCTGAGGCCGTCCAAGGTTTCTGTTTGTAAGCGCAGAGAGAAATAA
- the ettA gene encoding energy-dependent translational throttle protein EttA: MSQDPHKIIYSMIGVTKVYDKKPVLRDISLSYFYGAKIGVLGLNGSGKSSLLRILAGVDKEFNGKTIPSPGYSIGFLEQEPQLDNALTVREIVEQGVQKTVDLLSEYNRISEQFAEPMSDEEMTRLCDRQAEVQEKLDALDAWDLDSRLEMAMDALRCPAGDTPVSVLSGGERRRVALCRLLLQKPDILLLDEPTNHLDAETVAWLEHHLKTYEGTIIAVTHDRYFLDNVAEWILELDRGEGIPWKGNYSSWLEQKQNRLRKEEKRETERQKTLERELEWIRMSPKGRHAKSKARISAYESLLGQEGEKRGGELEIYIPPGPRLGKVVIEAEHLRKAFGDRILIDDLSFALPPGGIVGVIGPNGAGKTTLFRMITGQETPDSGTLRVGDTVTLAYVDQSRDILDPGKTIWETISEGLDTLSLGSRQVNSRAYVARFNFSGTDQQKKVGALSGGERNRVHLARMLKEGANVLLLDEPTNDLDVNTMRALEEALENFAGCAVVISHDRWFLDRIATHILAFEGDSRVVWFEGNYSEYEADRRTRLGTAADQPHRIKYRQLTRI; encoded by the coding sequence ATGAGCCAGGATCCCCACAAAATTATTTATTCCATGATCGGAGTCACCAAGGTTTACGATAAAAAACCGGTTCTCAGGGATATTTCCCTTTCCTATTTTTACGGCGCCAAAATCGGCGTCCTCGGCCTTAACGGCTCGGGAAAGAGTTCCCTTCTGCGCATCCTGGCCGGAGTCGACAAGGAATTCAACGGGAAAACGATTCCCTCGCCGGGTTATTCCATCGGCTTTCTGGAACAGGAACCGCAGCTGGATAACGCTCTGACCGTCCGGGAGATCGTGGAACAGGGTGTTCAGAAGACGGTTGATCTGCTTTCGGAATACAACCGGATCAGCGAGCAGTTCGCCGAACCCATGTCCGATGAGGAGATGACCCGTCTGTGCGACCGCCAGGCCGAAGTCCAGGAAAAGCTTGACGCCCTGGACGCCTGGGACCTGGATTCCCGACTGGAAATGGCCATGGATGCTTTGCGCTGTCCGGCTGGCGATACGCCCGTGAGCGTGCTTTCCGGAGGAGAGCGGCGGCGGGTTGCCCTGTGCCGTCTCCTTCTGCAGAAACCTGACATCCTGCTTCTCGACGAGCCCACCAACCATCTTGATGCTGAAACTGTGGCCTGGCTGGAGCATCATCTGAAAACCTATGAGGGAACGATTATCGCCGTCACCCATGACCGCTATTTCCTGGACAATGTCGCCGAATGGATTCTGGAACTGGATCGGGGCGAGGGAATCCCCTGGAAGGGAAACTACTCTTCCTGGCTGGAGCAGAAGCAGAATCGCCTGCGCAAGGAGGAAAAGAGGGAAACGGAACGACAGAAAACCCTGGAGCGGGAACTGGAATGGATCCGGATGAGTCCCAAGGGCCGCCATGCTAAATCCAAGGCCCGCATCTCTGCCTATGAATCCCTCCTTGGCCAGGAAGGGGAAAAGCGTGGCGGCGAGCTGGAAATCTACATCCCGCCGGGACCGCGACTGGGCAAGGTCGTCATCGAGGCGGAACATCTCCGCAAGGCCTTCGGCGACCGGATTCTCATCGATGATCTCTCCTTTGCCCTGCCGCCGGGCGGAATCGTCGGCGTCATTGGCCCTAACGGCGCGGGAAAGACCACTCTCTTCCGGATGATTACCGGCCAGGAAACTCCAGACAGCGGTACGCTCCGCGTCGGCGATACCGTAACGCTGGCCTACGTGGATCAGAGCCGGGATATCCTCGATCCCGGGAAAACAATCTGGGAGACGATCTCTGAGGGTCTTGACACCCTTTCCCTGGGCAGCCGCCAGGTCAACTCCCGGGCCTATGTCGCCCGCTTCAACTTTTCGGGAACGGATCAGCAGAAAAAGGTGGGGGCTCTCTCCGGCGGCGAACGGAATCGCGTTCACCTGGCGCGGATGCTCAAAGAAGGCGCCAACGTCCTTCTTCTTGACGAACCAACAAACGACCTGGATGTCAACACGATGCGCGCCCTGGAAGAAGCCCTGGAAAATTTCGCCGGCTGCGCTGTCGTCATCAGTCACGACCGCTGGTTTCTGGATCGCATTGCCACCCATATCCTTGCCTTCGAGGGTGACAGCCGTGTCGTCTGGTTTGAAGGAAACTACTCTGAATATGAAGCGGACCGGCGAACCCGTCTCGGGACCGCTGCCGATCAGCCTCACCGGATTAAATACCGTCAGTTGACCCGGATCTGA
- the mscL gene encoding large-conductance mechanosensitive channel protein MscL: MFKEFKEFALKGNVVDMAVGIILGVAFGAIVKSLVDDLLMPGIGILLGSADFSNLFLVIKEGATPGPFTTLADAQKAGAVTINYGLFINTIVNFIIVAFALFLVIRNINQLRRMTEKPPVEEAPTTKDCPYCLSAIPLKATRCPNCTSELKG, translated from the coding sequence ATGTTCAAGGAATTCAAGGAGTTTGCATTAAAAGGAAACGTTGTGGATATGGCCGTGGGTATCATTCTGGGTGTTGCCTTCGGCGCCATCGTGAAATCACTTGTCGATGATCTTCTCATGCCCGGCATCGGTATACTCCTGGGCTCTGCCGATTTTTCCAATCTGTTTCTCGTCATAAAAGAAGGCGCAACCCCCGGACCTTTCACCACCCTGGCTGACGCGCAGAAAGCCGGCGCAGTCACGATTAATTATGGACTTTTTATCAATACCATCGTTAATTTTATTATTGTAGCTTTCGCCTTGTTTCTGGTTATCCGCAACATCAACCAACTCCGGAGAATGACGGAAAAGCCCCCTGTCGAAGAGGCGCCCACAACCAAAGACTGTCCCTACTGCCTCTCCGCCATCCCCCTCAAAGCCACGCGCTGCCCGAACTGCACATCTGAACTGAAGGGTTAA
- a CDS encoding cytochrome ubiquinol oxidase subunit I, whose translation MDVLTLSRLQFAMTAGFHFLFVPLTLGLSILVAFMESRYVFTGNPLYLRMTRFWGKLFLINFAVGLVTGLTLEFQFGMNWASYSRFVGDIFGTPLAIEATAAFFLESTFIGLWIFGWKRLSPRLHAFTIWVVAFATNFSALWILLANGWMQHPVGFVLRNARAEMVDFPALLTSSYGWLKFLHTITAGYVTAAFFVLGISAWQILKKREVPLFKSSFRIAAVFGLLSSMAVVGIGDFHGAEVARVQPGKLAAMESLWETESSVPFYLFVLPDAKNERNSIEAVGIPYMVSFLAYRDIHAELKGLKEFPREDRPPVMETFLGFRIMVALGGLFMLLAAIALYLSVRNRLESLPRFLWLMALSLPLPYLAGQAGWVVAEVGRQPWIVYGLLRTKDAVSPNIAGSQVLFSLIGLGLLYTFLGIVGLCLMIYHIRKGPEPEATEPGASS comes from the coding sequence ATGGATGTTTTAACGCTCAGTCGATTGCAGTTCGCCATGACGGCGGGTTTTCATTTCCTTTTTGTCCCCCTGACCCTGGGCCTCTCCATCCTGGTCGCCTTCATGGAGAGCCGGTATGTCTTCACCGGAAACCCCTTGTATCTGCGCATGACGCGCTTCTGGGGCAAACTCTTCCTGATTAATTTTGCCGTCGGTCTCGTCACCGGCCTGACCCTGGAATTCCAGTTCGGCATGAACTGGGCATCCTATTCCCGTTTCGTGGGCGACATCTTCGGCACCCCCCTGGCCATCGAGGCAACTGCCGCCTTTTTTCTGGAATCCACCTTTATCGGCTTGTGGATTTTCGGCTGGAAACGTCTTTCTCCCCGTCTGCATGCCTTTACGATCTGGGTGGTCGCCTTCGCCACCAACTTTTCCGCCCTCTGGATTCTTCTCGCCAATGGCTGGATGCAGCACCCCGTCGGGTTCGTCCTCCGCAACGCGCGGGCTGAAATGGTTGACTTCCCTGCCCTGCTTACCAGCAGTTACGGCTGGCTCAAGTTTCTGCACACCATAACCGCCGGCTACGTAACCGCCGCCTTTTTCGTTCTTGGCATTTCCGCCTGGCAGATCCTGAAAAAGCGGGAGGTTCCCCTTTTCAAATCCTCTTTCCGGATCGCAGCCGTTTTCGGTCTGTTGAGTTCCATGGCAGTTGTCGGCATCGGCGATTTCCATGGAGCGGAAGTCGCCCGCGTTCAGCCGGGGAAACTGGCCGCTATGGAGTCGCTCTGGGAAACGGAAAGCTCCGTCCCCTTTTACCTTTTTGTACTGCCGGACGCAAAGAATGAACGCAACAGCATTGAGGCTGTCGGCATTCCCTACATGGTCAGCTTTCTCGCCTATCGGGACATTCATGCCGAACTCAAGGGTTTGAAGGAATTTCCCAGAGAAGATCGGCCTCCGGTCATGGAAACCTTCCTCGGTTTCCGAATCATGGTCGCTCTAGGAGGACTCTTCATGCTTCTTGCCGCCATTGCCCTTTATCTGAGTGTCCGGAACCGCCTTGAATCTTTACCCCGTTTCCTCTGGCTGATGGCGCTCTCACTTCCCCTTCCCTATCTGGCCGGCCAGGCGGGATGGGTCGTGGCTGAGGTGGGCCGCCAGCCGTGGATCGTTTACGGCCTGCTGAGAACGAAGGATGCCGTCTCACCCAATATAGCAGGCAGTCAGGTGTTGTTTTCCCTCATTGGTCTGGGCCTGCTTTATACCTTTCTCGGGATTGTCGGGCTGTGTCTGATGATCTACCACATCAGGAAAGGCCCGGAACCTGAAGCGACCGAGCCAGGCGCCTCTTCTTAA
- a CDS encoding D-sedoheptulose-7-phosphate isomerase produces MEDHIIKIFKESSQLKEIFLNENLGRMVNVVEALTGALKAGNKILIFGNGASAAYAQHLAAAFINRFVIERPPLPAIALSGDTSVITGIGNDYDFSQIFSKQIRAIGQVGDVAWGISTSGKSANVLKGLEVAGKMGLITVGLTGWDGGDIAGMVDYSLNVSSNSAPRVQEVHIAIGHVICEMIDFKLFQRPEHK; encoded by the coding sequence ATGGAAGATCATATTATTAAAATCTTTAAGGAAAGCAGCCAGCTTAAGGAGATTTTCCTGAACGAAAACCTGGGGCGGATGGTTAATGTTGTCGAGGCACTGACCGGCGCCCTGAAGGCCGGAAACAAAATCCTGATTTTCGGCAACGGGGCAAGCGCCGCTTATGCTCAGCACCTTGCCGCGGCATTCATCAATCGTTTCGTCATCGAAAGGCCTCCTCTGCCGGCCATTGCTTTGAGCGGCGATACTTCGGTGATCACTGGAATCGGTAACGATTACGATTTTTCTCAAATATTCAGCAAGCAGATTCGAGCGATCGGTCAGGTCGGGGATGTGGCTTGGGGAATCAGCACCAGCGGAAAATCAGCAAACGTTCTAAAAGGATTGGAAGTTGCTGGAAAGATGGGACTGATTACCGTCGGGCTGACCGGTTGGGACGGCGGGGATATCGCCGGGATGGTTGATTATTCCCTGAATGTGTCTTCAAACAGCGCGCCCCGCGTTCAGGAGGTGCACATCGCGATTGGCCATGTCATCTGCGAAATGATTGATTTTAAACTCTTTCAGAGACCGGAACACAAATGA
- a CDS encoding thioesterase family protein: MPNFSKNEEVLFSAVNEIFEEKIPFNKIIGLKVRFISPEQVKLSFEMRDELIGNAIRRMLYGGVISSAIDMTAGLAAFMGFQEKMSGKPMEEKLAMIGRLSTMSLHVEYLRPGLGREFVCTGYNVRTGNKVAVIRTELMNDQDELIAVGSVSYILV; encoded by the coding sequence ATGCCGAATTTCTCAAAGAACGAAGAAGTATTGTTTTCAGCCGTCAATGAAATCTTCGAGGAAAAAATTCCCTTCAATAAAATCATCGGACTTAAAGTCAGGTTCATAAGCCCTGAGCAGGTAAAGCTTTCCTTTGAGATGCGGGATGAGTTGATCGGGAACGCCATCCGCAGGATGCTGTATGGCGGGGTGATTTCATCCGCCATCGATATGACGGCCGGCCTGGCAGCATTTATGGGCTTTCAGGAAAAAATGTCCGGTAAACCCATGGAAGAGAAACTGGCCATGATCGGGCGGTTGAGCACGATGAGTCTTCATGTGGAATATCTGCGGCCGGGCCTTGGCAGGGAGTTTGTCTGTACGGGATACAACGTAAGAACGGGAAACAAGGTCGCGGTGATCAGAACGGAACTGATGAACGATCAGGATGAGCTCATCGCCGTGGGAAGCGTTTCTTACATACTGGTATAG
- the nrdD gene encoding anaerobic ribonucleoside-triphosphate reductase encodes MKKTELSGNRDTTDLTLFVRTSDEEVARWNRQRIVDALIRETDIDSDTAEAVSREVEKQIMASGIGLLTTSLIRELVDAKLIERGLEDARGMHALLGFPLYDVGQLILHPNRGNANLPHNPEATNLILAEGIKRAYALHSVFSHDVGDAHTAGDLHIHALGYIDRPYSICSSLEYIKKFGMDLPNSVNVAGPARHGDVLLAHMVRYAAILQGHFSGVVAWHAVNLFFAPYLVGMPDAEVRQLAQMLIYEFSQLASATGGQSIFTDIHLYWEVPEYLADVPAIGPGGEETGKCYGDYLPESRRFVWALFDVYREGDALGKPFIFPRPIVHITEAFFRTPDCGEFLDHLCEVAVDKGNPIFVFDRGDLLRLSECGSLYPGNSPSHKEDMQKPWMMRHASMQNISINLPRLGYRAEGDSRRLFDLLTAQLELAVKAHSQKKSFMEKLLDYGRQGPLSLLTMNRDGHPYLRPDRMTYLVGMVGLNELVRISTGKHLHESSTALKLGLKIVAHMKKQIDKLSRKTGMRLILEQSPAETTAYRFARLDLRYFSPGAGRFIRGDVVRGGLYYTNSTNLDISVKMMPFERVRQEGLFHSLIEGAALTNLRLEEKRPSKEALSSFIRQVYFETESAGVTFSSDFTTCFDCRKTVRGLHESCPVCGEKAIDGLARITRYYSPISGWNKGKLAELKDCYRSSTNF; translated from the coding sequence TTGAAGAAAACAGAATTATCGGGAAACCGGGATACGACGGATCTGACACTTTTTGTGCGGACGTCGGATGAAGAAGTCGCCCGCTGGAATCGGCAGCGCATCGTCGATGCCCTGATCCGGGAAACGGACATCGACAGCGATACGGCGGAAGCGGTCAGCCGGGAAGTGGAGAAGCAGATCATGGCTTCCGGGATCGGATTGCTGACCACCTCGCTGATCCGTGAACTTGTGGATGCGAAGCTGATCGAACGGGGGCTGGAAGACGCCCGGGGGATGCATGCCCTGCTGGGATTCCCGCTCTATGACGTCGGTCAGCTGATTCTTCACCCGAACCGGGGAAACGCCAATCTGCCCCATAATCCGGAAGCGACAAATCTCATTCTCGCGGAGGGCATCAAGCGGGCCTACGCCCTTCACAGCGTGTTTTCCCATGATGTCGGCGATGCTCACACGGCGGGCGATCTTCATATTCATGCCCTGGGCTACATCGACCGTCCCTACAGCATCTGCTCTTCGCTGGAGTACATAAAAAAGTTCGGAATGGACCTGCCTAATTCCGTCAATGTGGCCGGCCCCGCCCGACATGGGGATGTTCTGCTGGCCCACATGGTGCGTTATGCCGCGATACTTCAGGGTCATTTCTCCGGGGTGGTGGCCTGGCACGCGGTCAATCTGTTTTTTGCCCCCTATCTGGTGGGGATGCCGGACGCGGAGGTCCGACAGCTTGCCCAGATGCTGATTTACGAATTTTCCCAACTCGCGTCGGCAACGGGGGGACAGTCCATCTTTACCGATATCCATCTTTACTGGGAAGTTCCTGAATATCTTGCCGATGTGCCCGCCATCGGGCCGGGTGGAGAAGAAACGGGGAAGTGTTACGGTGACTATCTTCCCGAATCCCGGCGTTTTGTCTGGGCTCTCTTCGACGTCTACAGAGAGGGCGATGCCCTGGGAAAACCTTTCATCTTTCCCCGGCCTATCGTTCACATCACGGAAGCATTTTTCCGGACGCCGGATTGCGGCGAATTCCTCGATCATCTCTGTGAAGTGGCTGTAGACAAGGGAAACCCCATTTTTGTCTTCGATCGGGGGGATCTGTTGAGACTTTCAGAATGCGGTTCCCTTTACCCGGGGAATTCACCCTCCCATAAAGAGGATATGCAGAAACCCTGGATGATGCGTCATGCATCCATGCAGAACATTTCGATCAATCTGCCCCGGCTGGGATATCGGGCCGAGGGAGACAGTCGCCGCCTCTTCGATCTCCTGACCGCACAGTTGGAGCTGGCGGTCAAGGCTCACAGTCAGAAAAAGTCCTTTATGGAAAAGCTGCTCGATTACGGGCGGCAAGGACCTCTGTCCCTCCTGACCATGAACCGGGACGGGCATCCCTACCTGCGCCCGGACCGGATGACGTATCTCGTGGGGATGGTGGGACTCAATGAGCTCGTGAGAATTTCCACCGGGAAGCACCTTCACGAGTCTTCAACAGCCCTGAAGCTGGGATTGAAGATTGTCGCGCATATGAAGAAGCAGATCGACAAGCTCAGCCGGAAGACCGGCATGCGCCTGATTCTTGAACAATCCCCGGCGGAAACAACGGCATACCGCTTTGCCCGTCTGGATCTCCGTTACTTTTCCCCTGGCGCCGGACGCTTTATCCGCGGCGATGTGGTCCGGGGGGGGCTGTACTACACCAATTCCACAAATCTCGATATTTCGGTGAAGATGATGCCCTTTGAACGCGTTCGGCAGGAGGGCCTTTTCCATTCCTTGATCGAAGGGGCTGCACTGACCAATCTGAGGCTGGAAGAGAAGAGGCCATCAAAGGAGGCGTTGTCGTCCTTCATCCGGCAGGTCTATTTTGAAACGGAAAGTGCCGGAGTCACGTTTTCCTCCGATTTCACGACCTGCTTCGACTGTCGGAAAACCGTACGGGGTCTGCATGAGTCCTGCCCCGTATGCGGAGAAAAAGCAATCGACGGACTGGCCAGAATCACGCGGTATTACAGTCCGATATCCGGTTGGAACAAAGGTAAGCTGGCCGAATTGAAAGACTGTTATAGAAGCAGCACGAATTTTTAA
- the cydB gene encoding cytochrome d ubiquinol oxidase subunit II, which translates to MDYQLIWFVLWGLLWAAYFATGGFDLGAGMLLPGLGKTEHEKEALLESFGPLWNGNEVWLVTAGGATFAAFPTAYAVLFSSFYIPLLLILFALIVRGVALEFREKLASQSWRKACDTAIVTGSVVPAFLFGVFFGNVFQGLPLDDRGYSGTFLQLLNPYTLLAGILFCVLFLSHGALWIAYRTEGDLSMRAATFARNYWPAVALAVILFFISSIFKTQLFANYLQNALLFLFPVLSLLSLAALRFYLKKSEFLSAFLFSGLNIILVMATALAGLYPNLLPSLSNPSFSITIFNASSGLYTLKIMTVAAAVFVPIILVYQLWVYRIFRHKIPAARTGEDLYL; encoded by the coding sequence ATGGATTATCAGCTGATCTGGTTTGTTCTCTGGGGACTTCTCTGGGCCGCATATTTTGCCACCGGCGGTTTCGATCTGGGGGCGGGAATGCTTCTTCCCGGGCTGGGAAAAACGGAACACGAAAAAGAGGCACTTCTGGAAAGTTTCGGTCCGCTGTGGAACGGCAACGAAGTCTGGCTGGTCACGGCGGGCGGCGCAACCTTCGCCGCCTTCCCCACCGCTTACGCCGTACTCTTCAGTTCCTTTTACATTCCCCTTCTGTTGATTCTCTTCGCCCTGATTGTCCGGGGCGTCGCTCTGGAATTTCGGGAAAAACTCGCGTCGCAGTCCTGGCGAAAGGCTTGCGATACCGCCATCGTAACGGGAAGTGTCGTTCCGGCCTTCCTCTTCGGCGTTTTTTTCGGCAATGTCTTTCAGGGATTGCCCCTGGATGACCGGGGGTACAGCGGGACCTTTCTTCAGCTTCTCAATCCTTACACCCTCCTGGCAGGGATTCTTTTCTGTGTCCTTTTCCTCTCCCACGGCGCCCTCTGGATCGCCTACCGAACGGAGGGTGATCTGTCCATGCGGGCGGCAACCTTCGCTCGAAACTACTGGCCCGCTGTTGCCCTGGCCGTGATCCTTTTCTTCATTTCCTCTATCTTCAAGACGCAGCTTTTCGCAAATTATCTCCAGAACGCCCTTCTGTTCCTCTTTCCTGTCCTGTCGCTGCTTTCCCTTGCCGCTCTGAGGTTTTACCTGAAGAAGTCGGAATTTCTCTCAGCTTTTCTATTTTCCGGATTGAATATCATCCTGGTCATGGCAACCGCCCTGGCCGGCCTGTATCCGAACCTGCTTCCCTCGCTCTCCAATCCCTCCTTCAGCATCACGATTTTCAATGCCTCCTCAGGCCTTTACACTCTGAAGATCATGACCGTGGCCGCCGCTGTCTTTGTCCCCATCATTCTCGTCTATCAGTTATGGGTTTACCGGATATTCCGGCATAAAATCCCCGCCGCGAGGACGGGAGAAGATCTGTACCTTTAA